One genomic segment of Myripristis murdjan chromosome 20, fMyrMur1.1, whole genome shotgun sequence includes these proteins:
- the rpl7 gene encoding large ribosomal subunit protein uL30, translating into MADAEKKVPAVPESLLKRRKAFAAMKAMRVKKMLAEKKSRKVTRKLIYKRAEKYHKEYREMYRREIRLARTARKVGNYYVPAEPKLAFVIRIRGINGVSPKVRKVLQLLRLRQIFNGVFVKLNKASINMLRIAEPYIAWGYPNLKSVRELIYKRGHGRMRKQRIALTDNALVEKALGKYGIICVEDLIHEIYTVGKNFKPANNFLWPFKLSSPRGGMNKKTTHFVEGGDAGNREDQINRLIRRMN; encoded by the exons ATGGCGGACGCAGA AAAAAAGGTTCCGGCGGTCCCTGAGAGCCTTTTGAAAAGGCGAAAGGCCTTCGCCGCCATGAAGGCCATGCGCGTTAAGAAGATGCTGGCTGAGAAAAAG TCTCGCAAAGTGACCAGGAAACTGATCTACAAGAGGGCTGAGAAGTACCACAAGGAGTACAGGGAGATGTACAGGCGTGAGATCCGCTTGGCCCGTACTGCTCGCAAAGTGGGAAACTACTATGTGCCAGCTGAGCCCAAACTGGCCTTTGTCATCAGGATCAGAGG AATCAACGGAGTCAGCCCCAAGGTCCGCAAAGTTCTGCAGCTGCTCCGTCTGCGCCAGATCTTCAACGGGGTGTTTGTCAAGTTGAACAAGGCTTCAATCAACATGCTGAGGATTGCCGAGCCCTACATCGCTTGGGG ATACCCCAACCTGAAGTCTGTGCGTGAGCTCATCTACAAGCGTGGCCATGGCAGGATGAGGAAGCAGCGCATTGCTCTCACAGACAACGCTCTGGTGGAGAAGGCCCTGG GCAAGTATGGCATCATCTGTGTTGAGGACCTCATCCATGAGATTTACACAGTTGGAAAGAACTTTAAACCTGCCAACAACTTCCTGTGGCCCTTCAAGCTGTCATCCCCCCGTGGTGGCATGAACAAGAAGACCACACACTTTGTGGAGGGAGGAGATGCTGGCAACAGGGAGGATCAGATCAACAGATTGATCAGGAGGATGAACTGA